A window from Akkermansia muciniphila encodes these proteins:
- the kdsB gene encoding 3-deoxy-manno-octulosonate cytidylyltransferase has product MASDSLHHIIGLIPSRWGSSRFPGKPLHLIAGKPLVQHVWERVSRCSRLDDIAIATDDQRIFDTATAFGAKVIMTSPDHPSGSDRLAEAVQSFPGATHVVNIQGDEPLIDPALIDSLAEALVSDKALSMATVACPISEQEDLDNPNIVKVALARNGDALYFSRSVIPYARHPRVTPPLRHLGIYAYRR; this is encoded by the coding sequence ATGGCATCAGATTCTCTCCATCATATCATCGGCCTCATTCCGTCACGCTGGGGATCCTCCAGATTTCCGGGCAAACCGCTTCACCTCATTGCAGGCAAGCCCCTTGTCCAGCACGTATGGGAACGCGTTTCCCGGTGTTCACGCCTTGATGACATTGCCATCGCCACGGACGACCAGCGCATTTTCGATACAGCCACGGCCTTTGGCGCCAAGGTAATCATGACCTCCCCGGACCATCCCAGCGGCAGCGACCGCCTGGCGGAAGCCGTCCAGTCCTTCCCCGGCGCTACCCATGTGGTCAACATCCAGGGAGATGAACCCCTCATTGACCCGGCCCTGATCGACAGCCTGGCGGAAGCCCTTGTCTCCGATAAAGCCCTGTCCATGGCTACCGTGGCCTGCCCCATCAGCGAACAGGAAGACTTGGACAACCCGAATATTGTCAAAGTGGCCCTGGCCCGCAACGGAGACGCCCTGTACTTTTCCCGCTCCGTCATCCCCTACGCCCGCCATCCCCGCGTCACCCCCCCCCTGCGCCATCTGGGCATTTACGCCTACCGCCGG
- a CDS encoding O-antigen ligase family protein, producing the protein MSADGDPFSIALAVSPFVLAGLYLMKEKVWYLWIWLPIIFLPVGQMADYAPLLAYTITVPFYLWNVMIKRSSLTWNSTPLQDIAVLVIFMHVAYIFLSHPFGLGLNVLEDYYGGKGYILFLQALIAYLCLSSLKTTSQQFGRVLQWAILLVILSTLITTARNILSPDAAGADPAAAAAGPGQENTRQGTLLLISQLVVQLVIINYSVWQMIKRPWRAALLLMGLAGAMLSGFRNMMAQLLLLFFLVSLIYRRWVSCILIPVFGMAMLLIMSSAGALHSLPFGVQRTLSALPFLDVNVQARMDAEGSTNWRLEMWQWALDDREHFIQDKVFGDGFSRDISIVKANIYEEAYNLSQDQASFAWNGIWHSGPISTIQTLGYVGLTLYTILSVIGITYAWIVSRIYRDHQYKLGILYVSTLYIIKPITFFFLFGDSVTIAQDIISLGIIKILFSCAKKEGLYVPLHVRREYMPLIIRKTEEKPQLAGTPAISG; encoded by the coding sequence ATGTCGGCGGACGGAGACCCCTTTTCCATTGCCCTGGCGGTCTCCCCTTTCGTCCTGGCCGGGCTATACCTGATGAAGGAAAAAGTGTGGTACCTGTGGATATGGCTGCCCATTATTTTCCTGCCTGTAGGGCAGATGGCGGACTATGCCCCCCTCTTGGCATACACCATCACCGTTCCTTTCTATCTATGGAACGTCATGATCAAGCGTTCATCCCTGACATGGAATTCCACTCCCTTGCAGGATATTGCCGTTCTTGTCATCTTCATGCACGTCGCCTATATCTTCCTGAGCCATCCTTTCGGCCTGGGGCTGAACGTGCTGGAAGACTATTACGGAGGCAAGGGATACATCTTGTTCCTCCAAGCCCTGATTGCCTACCTCTGCCTTTCCTCCCTGAAAACCACCAGCCAGCAATTCGGCAGAGTGCTGCAATGGGCTATCCTCCTAGTCATTCTCTCTACGCTGATCACGACGGCCCGGAATATTCTCTCCCCGGATGCCGCCGGAGCAGATCCGGCGGCAGCTGCTGCCGGCCCTGGCCAGGAAAACACCCGGCAAGGCACCCTCCTTCTCATTTCCCAGCTGGTGGTCCAGCTGGTCATCATCAACTACTCCGTATGGCAGATGATCAAGCGTCCCTGGCGTGCAGCCCTCCTCCTGATGGGGCTCGCCGGGGCCATGCTCAGCGGCTTCCGCAACATGATGGCCCAGTTGCTGCTCCTGTTCTTCCTCGTCTCCCTGATTTACAGGAGATGGGTATCCTGCATTCTGATCCCCGTTTTCGGAATGGCCATGCTTCTGATCATGTCCTCGGCAGGAGCCCTTCATTCCCTTCCTTTCGGTGTTCAGCGCACCCTCTCCGCACTCCCTTTCCTGGACGTCAATGTACAAGCCCGCATGGATGCGGAGGGCTCTACGAACTGGCGTCTTGAAATGTGGCAATGGGCGCTCGACGATCGCGAACACTTCATCCAGGACAAAGTATTCGGAGACGGATTCTCACGGGATATCAGCATCGTAAAAGCCAACATTTATGAAGAAGCCTACAACCTCTCGCAGGACCAGGCGTCCTTTGCCTGGAACGGTATATGGCACAGTGGCCCCATCTCCACCATTCAAACGCTCGGTTACGTGGGGCTGACTCTGTACACCATCCTGTCCGTCATCGGTATAACTTATGCATGGATTGTCAGCAGAATCTACCGCGACCACCAATACAAGCTGGGAATCCTGTACGTTTCAACCCTCTACATTATCAAGCCGATTACCTTCTTCTTTCTCTTCGGGGACAGTGTCACCATTGCGCAGGACATCATTTCCCTGGGCATCATCAAAATATTATTCTCTTGCGCCAAAAAGGAGGGACTGTACGTACCCCTCCATGTACGCAGGGAATACATGCCGCTCATCATCCGGAAGACGGAGGAAAAACCTCAACTAGCGGGAACTCCCGCCATTTCCGGCTGA
- a CDS encoding acyltransferase family protein: MKPPAFIPGISLIRILLCLMICLFHWTWWSPAGGGVGVDWFIILSGFLMMFTLKKEKFSASSFYISKFGRLWPLLFTAFLLSALLSYKSHFNFNNLVSVLIASFGGNQFVYQYTGDNYPLWYMKIEILMVLFFPLVAYGRKYLLLMLALSFAAALACIFFLEPDKQLYAYFPYRLWQFLAGCYAARLYKKHARFFSWSPAIFACGIGYLLYQTFIGTFLIGEENISMGFLLPDTLIAILTISSACSLEKFNAPRFVKIPPGVIHLVNRASLLTYAIFLMHIPVLNFMQYIWTQYHDGTYSTLFWFFSCLLLIVVGIILHYGIEQPCSKWLSSRLKRSFYLFRNYKDIPRY; this comes from the coding sequence ATGAAACCCCCTGCCTTTATCCCGGGCATCTCACTTATCCGAATCCTCCTGTGCCTGATGATCTGCCTTTTCCACTGGACATGGTGGTCTCCCGCGGGAGGAGGCGTGGGTGTGGACTGGTTCATTATCCTGTCCGGTTTTTTAATGATGTTTACGCTGAAGAAGGAAAAATTCAGCGCCTCCTCCTTCTATATCTCCAAATTTGGCCGCCTGTGGCCGTTATTGTTCACAGCCTTCCTCTTATCGGCGCTCCTGTCCTACAAAAGCCATTTTAACTTCAATAACCTGGTCAGCGTCCTCATCGCCTCATTCGGCGGCAATCAATTCGTGTACCAATACACGGGTGACAATTACCCTCTATGGTACATGAAGATTGAAATCCTCATGGTACTTTTTTTCCCTCTGGTGGCATACGGGCGCAAATATCTTCTCCTGATGCTGGCGCTGAGTTTTGCAGCCGCGCTGGCCTGCATTTTCTTTCTGGAACCGGATAAGCAGCTTTACGCCTATTTTCCCTATCGCCTATGGCAGTTCCTTGCAGGTTGTTATGCAGCACGGCTTTATAAAAAGCACGCACGTTTCTTTTCGTGGAGTCCTGCCATATTTGCTTGCGGAATAGGTTACCTTCTCTATCAAACATTCATCGGGACATTCTTGATTGGAGAAGAAAATATATCCATGGGTTTTCTGCTGCCGGACACGCTGATAGCCATCCTGACCATTTCCAGTGCGTGTTCCCTGGAAAAATTCAACGCGCCGCGGTTCGTGAAAATCCCGCCCGGCGTCATTCATCTGGTTAATCGGGCAAGCCTTCTGACCTACGCCATTTTTCTGATGCACATCCCCGTTCTGAACTTCATGCAGTATATTTGGACGCAATACCACGACGGAACATATTCCACCCTCTTCTGGTTCTTCTCATGCCTGCTGTTGATCGTGGTCGGAATCATCCTGCATTACGGCATTGAACAGCCATGCAGCAAATGGCTCTCTTCAAGACTGAAACGGTCATTCTACCTCTTCCGGAACTATAAAGATATTCCCCGGTATTGA
- a CDS encoding peptidylprolyl isomerase, whose translation MSPTGKFTFKLVIYGAFLLYLVGDLFLWHGFLAGRMDAYLKPMPGPPGDSSARIAEVYGEPLTANQLSRRVTELRLLRQPPVLDMDGGIRLTHEPDVAGDLAPRARYDLISSSLLRLKTRVNDLQLPNRNAEAARAVEQIRSRFDGNTEQYLKTLHDQKMTQEQLQEKIAARLKQTEQLYRATAQAADPPDEDLKAYYDLIRDQLKTPDLRKTRHIFLATLHKDDARVKQAAETLLARLQAGETFSRLAREFSEDERSAPAGGELGWINPARAAETLGLELAAVPDHKPVLLKSRWGWHIVEASPVKKGAIPSYEEVLPALENAARSLRKAQAVGLYMDGLLEEGHLRNRIRNK comes from the coding sequence ATGTCCCCCACTGGAAAATTCACGTTCAAGCTCGTGATCTACGGAGCGTTCCTGCTCTACCTGGTGGGGGACCTGTTTCTCTGGCACGGCTTCCTGGCCGGACGGATGGACGCCTATCTGAAACCCATGCCGGGACCGCCCGGAGACAGCTCCGCCCGGATTGCGGAAGTATACGGTGAACCCCTCACGGCCAACCAGCTCTCCAGAAGAGTGACGGAACTCCGGCTCCTGCGCCAGCCGCCCGTGCTGGACATGGACGGCGGCATCAGGCTCACCCATGAGCCGGACGTAGCCGGTGACCTTGCCCCGCGGGCCAGGTACGATCTGATTTCCTCCTCCCTACTGCGGCTGAAAACCAGGGTGAATGACCTTCAGCTCCCCAACCGCAATGCGGAAGCCGCGCGCGCCGTGGAACAGATACGTTCCCGCTTTGACGGAAACACGGAACAATACTTGAAAACCCTGCACGACCAGAAAATGACGCAGGAACAGCTTCAGGAAAAAATAGCGGCGCGGCTCAAGCAGACGGAACAGCTCTACCGGGCAACGGCCCAGGCGGCGGACCCGCCGGACGAAGACCTGAAGGCGTATTACGACCTGATCCGCGACCAGCTTAAAACCCCTGATCTCCGTAAAACCCGGCACATCTTTCTGGCAACCCTGCACAAGGACGACGCCCGGGTTAAGCAGGCGGCGGAAACGCTGCTGGCGCGCCTGCAAGCCGGGGAAACCTTCTCCCGGCTTGCCAGGGAATTCAGTGAAGACGAACGTTCCGCACCCGCGGGGGGGGAGCTGGGCTGGATCAATCCGGCCCGCGCGGCGGAAACCCTGGGCCTGGAGCTGGCGGCCGTTCCGGATCACAAGCCCGTGCTTCTTAAAAGCAGGTGGGGATGGCACATTGTGGAAGCGTCTCCCGTCAAAAAAGGAGCCATCCCTTCCTATGAAGAAGTTCTCCCGGCCCTGGAAAATGCGGCCCGGAGCCTCAGAAAAGCACAGGCCGTAGGCCTGTACATGGATGGCCTGCTTGAAGAAGGCCACCTCAGGAACCGTATTCGGAACAAGTAG
- a CDS encoding type IV pilus twitching motility protein PilT produces the protein MAVIDQYFKYLVEAGGSDLHLSEGQPPKIRVNGTISAISDENLEGQSFKNLLAEICDPQAFQKYLEEGDLDFAYEMDETSRFRCNYFRQQHGLGAVFRLIPTKIATLEELGVPTVVKEFAHMRSGLVLVTGPTGSGKSTTLAAIIDYINSNQSRHIITVEEPIEFVHPNKKSIVTQREVPLQTPSFADGLRASLREDSDIVLVGEMRDLETISLALTAAETGLLVFGTLHTNNASKTIDRIIDVFPSDQQSQVRTMLAGSIRGVVAQLLMKRSDKPGRVAVNEILFATPAVASIIREGATQKIPDVIVGGKSMGMQFMDDAIWQKLQQGIVSPEEAYMKCIEKKRFRNFLPPESARLADSGGGN, from the coding sequence ATGGCTGTTATCGACCAATACTTTAAATATCTCGTAGAAGCCGGCGGCTCCGACCTTCACCTCAGCGAAGGCCAGCCTCCAAAAATCCGCGTCAACGGGACTATTTCCGCCATTTCCGACGAGAACCTGGAAGGCCAGTCGTTCAAAAACCTTCTCGCGGAAATCTGTGATCCCCAGGCCTTCCAGAAATACCTGGAAGAAGGGGACCTGGACTTTGCCTATGAAATGGATGAAACCTCCCGCTTCCGCTGCAACTACTTCAGGCAGCAGCACGGCCTGGGAGCCGTTTTCCGTCTCATTCCCACCAAGATCGCCACGCTGGAAGAGCTGGGCGTGCCCACCGTGGTCAAGGAATTCGCCCACATGAGGTCCGGGCTGGTGCTGGTCACGGGCCCCACGGGTTCCGGTAAATCCACCACCCTGGCCGCCATCATTGACTACATCAACAGCAACCAGTCACGGCACATCATCACGGTGGAGGAACCTATCGAATTCGTCCATCCCAATAAAAAATCCATCGTCACCCAGAGGGAAGTGCCCCTCCAGACGCCCTCCTTCGCGGACGGCCTGCGGGCTTCCCTCCGTGAAGACTCGGACATTGTGCTGGTGGGTGAAATGCGCGACCTGGAAACCATTTCCCTGGCCCTCACGGCGGCGGAAACCGGCCTTCTGGTATTCGGCACCCTGCACACCAACAACGCCAGTAAGACCATTGACCGTATTATTGACGTCTTCCCGTCCGACCAGCAATCCCAGGTGCGCACCATGCTGGCGGGCTCCATCCGCGGCGTGGTGGCCCAGCTCCTGATGAAGCGCAGCGACAAGCCGGGACGCGTAGCCGTCAATGAAATCCTCTTTGCCACGCCTGCCGTGGCGAGCATCATCCGCGAAGGCGCCACGCAGAAAATCCCGGACGTCATCGTGGGCGGGAAATCCATGGGCATGCAATTCATGGATGACGCCATCTGGCAAAAACTCCAGCAGGGCATTGTCTCTCCGGAGGAAGCCTACATGAAGTGCATTGAAAAGAAAAGGTTCCGCAACTTCCTTCCTCCGGAATCCGCCCGCCTGGCAGACTCCGGCGGCGGAAACTAG
- a CDS encoding type IV pilus twitching motility protein PilT — MSEYILPHVDGYLKLGQDFDCSDIHLAVNSRPTWRRFGQLLPIWEEAPNLTPQDTEVLARGFLEDPEWNRLQQRGDVDFAYANDFGRYRASVVKQRLGYDICFRIINTRVRTMEEIGLPTEYVVPLTRYTNGLILVTGSVGSGKSTTLASIVDFINQDRHDHIITLEDPIEYLIPSKNCHVNQREVHKHTESFARALRGALREDPDVIMVGEMRDLETISLALTAAETGHLVLGTLHTGSAARTVDRVLDVFPVEQRDQIRIMVSESLRGIISQQLVPRADGNGRALAIEMLVNTPAIANCIREGKTFMIPGCIQTGKAQGMILMDDSLRALHQAGLITTDDCLFRAEDKTIMKSFLGIK, encoded by the coding sequence ATGAGCGAATACATTTTGCCCCACGTCGACGGATATCTTAAGCTTGGACAGGACTTTGACTGTTCCGATATCCACCTTGCCGTCAACAGCCGCCCCACCTGGCGCCGGTTCGGCCAGCTCCTCCCCATCTGGGAGGAAGCGCCAAATCTCACGCCCCAGGACACGGAAGTTCTGGCGAGGGGCTTTCTGGAAGACCCGGAATGGAACCGCCTTCAGCAGAGGGGGGACGTGGACTTCGCCTATGCCAACGACTTCGGCCGCTACCGCGCTTCCGTGGTCAAGCAGCGCCTGGGCTATGACATCTGCTTCCGTATCATCAACACGCGGGTGCGTACCATGGAGGAAATCGGCCTGCCGACGGAATATGTGGTACCCCTCACCCGCTACACCAACGGCCTCATTCTGGTGACGGGGTCCGTGGGTTCCGGTAAATCCACCACTCTGGCCTCCATCGTGGACTTCATCAACCAGGACCGCCACGACCACATCATCACGCTTGAAGACCCCATTGAATATCTGATCCCGTCCAAAAACTGCCACGTCAACCAGCGTGAAGTGCACAAGCATACGGAATCCTTCGCCCGCGCGCTCCGCGGCGCGCTCCGTGAAGACCCGGACGTCATCATGGTGGGTGAAATGCGTGACCTGGAAACCATCTCCCTGGCGCTTACGGCGGCAGAAACGGGCCACCTGGTGCTCGGCACCCTGCATACGGGTTCCGCTGCCCGCACGGTGGACCGCGTGCTGGACGTCTTCCCCGTGGAGCAGCGCGACCAGATCCGCATCATGGTCAGCGAATCCCTGCGCGGCATCATCTCCCAGCAGCTGGTCCCCAGGGCGGACGGCAACGGCCGCGCCCTGGCCATTGAAATGCTGGTCAATACGCCCGCCATCGCCAACTGCATCCGCGAAGGCAAGACCTTCATGATTCCCGGCTGCATCCAGACCGGGAAGGCCCAGGGCATGATCCTGATGGACGACTCCCTGAGAGCCCTGCACCAGGCAGGACTCATCACCACGGACGACTGCCTCTTCCGCGCGGAAGACAAGACCATCATGAAATCCTTCCTGGGAATCAAGTAA
- a CDS encoding phage holin family protein, with protein MGLIDKLKRTFVTPIVEEKEEGAAMVRSLRETGAAALAHVEALAALFKLELEEASKRLGKKMALFLLGAFMAVFGYLFLWCLLTMVMAYFWGIIAGLAVTTGFHLLAAAVALILFSRTHVTPIAPATAEELKTDLSCLQMALKKSSHS; from the coding sequence ATGGGACTGATTGACAAACTCAAGCGCACCTTCGTCACCCCCATTGTGGAGGAAAAGGAAGAAGGAGCGGCCATGGTGCGGTCCCTCCGTGAAACCGGAGCGGCGGCGCTGGCCCATGTGGAAGCACTGGCCGCCCTGTTCAAGCTGGAGCTGGAGGAAGCGTCCAAAAGACTGGGTAAAAAAATGGCCCTGTTCCTGCTGGGCGCCTTCATGGCCGTCTTCGGCTATCTTTTCCTGTGGTGCCTGCTGACCATGGTCATGGCTTACTTCTGGGGAATCATCGCCGGACTGGCGGTAACCACCGGATTCCATCTTCTGGCGGCTGCCGTGGCGCTCATCCTCTTCAGCCGCACCCATGTCACGCCCATCGCCCCCGCGACGGCGGAAGAACTCAAAACGGATTTATCATGTCTGCAAATGGCTCTCAAGAAAAGCTCGCACTCCTGA
- a CDS encoding DUF883 family protein: MQDKQTELEPTAAANDTSCSCPSARELAVTRFQQARAFAAAKVNQIRKAATEQATTIRDYAQEKGEVIRDKAKQFHEAGEEYVKEKPTQSVLIAMGVGLLIGLLIRRR; this comes from the coding sequence ATGCAAGACAAACAAACCGAACTTGAACCTACCGCAGCAGCAAATGACACCAGCTGCTCCTGCCCTTCCGCACGCGAGCTTGCCGTTACCAGATTTCAACAGGCCAGAGCCTTCGCCGCGGCTAAAGTGAACCAAATCCGCAAAGCGGCTACGGAACAGGCCACCACCATCCGTGACTACGCCCAGGAAAAGGGTGAAGTCATCCGTGACAAAGCCAAGCAATTCCATGAAGCAGGTGAAGAATACGTGAAGGAAAAACCCACCCAGTCCGTGCTGATCGCCATGGGCGTGGGCCTTCTCATCGGCCTGCTCATCCGCCGCCGTTAA
- a CDS encoding MlaD family protein — MKQKLKPETWVGIFLIAGILMIIGVILGFGNIKTSKEETYPINIIFKDAAGLIKDSQLRLGGVTVGKVTKAPELLPSGNEVMLEANIQSDVKIQEGSVFRVDMQNILGDKYIDIVPPAHPTHDYIEPHATVIGQPESDFSKIKNNAVGATEEILKILKQIEKNSDNIDEAILNIGEAAKGLAQTTKLINEGILSQENLRHLGNVLSQMNKAGEQLPATMAAMKDTVQDARRIIAGAEEKINRLDPAIKEIPPTLAALRKASEQIASVTADARRNQGFLGLLLYDARFRSNAQEFIRNLRDYGILRYRNPNDPQIKPDPRGGFSGSRR, encoded by the coding sequence ATGAAGCAGAAACTTAAGCCGGAAACCTGGGTGGGCATTTTCCTGATTGCCGGAATCCTGATGATCATCGGCGTCATCCTGGGGTTCGGCAACATCAAAACCTCCAAGGAAGAGACCTATCCCATCAACATCATCTTCAAGGATGCGGCAGGCCTCATCAAGGACTCCCAGCTGCGCCTGGGCGGCGTGACGGTGGGAAAGGTCACCAAGGCGCCCGAACTGCTGCCCTCCGGCAATGAAGTCATGCTGGAAGCCAATATCCAGAGCGACGTGAAAATCCAGGAAGGCTCCGTCTTCCGCGTGGACATGCAGAACATCCTGGGGGACAAATACATTGACATTGTCCCTCCCGCCCATCCCACACATGACTACATTGAACCCCACGCCACGGTCATCGGCCAGCCGGAAAGCGATTTCAGCAAGATCAAGAACAACGCCGTGGGCGCTACGGAGGAAATCCTGAAAATCCTCAAGCAGATTGAGAAGAATTCGGACAACATTGACGAGGCCATCCTCAACATCGGGGAAGCGGCCAAAGGACTTGCCCAGACCACCAAACTGATCAATGAAGGCATCCTGAGCCAGGAAAACCTCCGGCACCTCGGCAACGTGCTGTCCCAGATGAACAAAGCGGGCGAACAGCTTCCCGCGACGATGGCGGCCATGAAGGACACCGTGCAGGACGCGCGCAGGATCATTGCCGGGGCGGAAGAAAAAATCAACCGCCTGGACCCCGCCATCAAGGAAATCCCCCCCACGCTGGCCGCCCTGCGCAAGGCGTCTGAACAAATAGCCTCCGTTACGGCGGACGCGCGCAGGAACCAGGGCTTCCTGGGGCTGCTACTTTACGATGCCCGCTTCCGTTCCAATGCCCAGGAATTCATCCGCAACCTGAGGGATTACGGCATCCTGCGCTACCGCAATCCGAACGATCCCCAGATCAAGCCGGACCCCCGCGGCGGTTTTTCAGGAAGCCGCCGCTGA
- a CDS encoding ABC transporter ATP-binding protein, whose product MQPFIRVHQLRQSFGTQEVLKGVSFDVEKGELMALIGGSGAGKSVILKHLDGLMDPLGGYVEIDGRRISGAPEKIKKQIRGKIGFMFQQGALFDSLTVGENVAFPLREEGIKNETELDARISAALDSVDLLGQQEKMPASLSGGMIKRVAVARAIVTTPECLLYDEPTAGLDPIVTDSISFLIRQICKDQGITTVIVSHDMPSVIRIADKIVYLRDGEVYWTGTPEELLHSTDEILQRFLYGDSGEDWSALAGRHENFQRVLLERAERERKQ is encoded by the coding sequence ATGCAGCCGTTCATCCGCGTCCATCAGCTCAGACAAAGCTTCGGCACCCAGGAGGTGCTGAAAGGCGTCAGCTTTGACGTGGAAAAAGGGGAGCTGATGGCGTTGATCGGCGGGTCCGGCGCGGGAAAAAGCGTCATCCTGAAACATCTGGACGGCCTGATGGACCCGCTGGGCGGCTATGTGGAAATAGACGGCAGGCGCATCAGCGGCGCACCGGAAAAAATCAAGAAGCAGATCCGCGGCAAAATAGGCTTCATGTTCCAGCAGGGAGCCCTCTTTGACTCCCTCACCGTGGGGGAAAACGTGGCCTTCCCCCTGCGGGAGGAAGGAATCAAGAATGAAACGGAGCTGGACGCCCGCATCTCCGCCGCCCTGGACTCCGTGGACCTGCTGGGCCAGCAGGAAAAAATGCCGGCCAGCCTTTCCGGCGGCATGATCAAGCGCGTGGCCGTAGCCAGGGCCATCGTCACCACGCCGGAATGCCTGCTGTATGACGAGCCCACCGCAGGCCTGGACCCCATCGTCACGGACAGCATCAGCTTCCTCATCCGGCAGATATGCAAGGACCAGGGAATCACCACCGTCATCGTCTCCCATGACATGCCCAGCGTGATCCGCATTGCGGACAAAATCGTCTATCTCAGGGACGGGGAAGTCTACTGGACGGGAACACCGGAAGAACTCCTGCATTCCACGGATGAAATCCTGCAACGGTTCCTGTACGGGGATTCCGGGGAAGACTGGTCTGCCCTGGCGGGCAGGCATGAAAACTTTCAACGGGTTCTGCTGGAACGGGCGGAACGTGAACGGAAACAATAA
- a CDS encoding MlaE family ABC transporter permease, producing MQFYLATMVGRAALRLVDRLGSIGLLLYQVTACMWSGKFRMRVLVEQIAKIGVQSQPVVIITGAFTGAVLEAQTLFQLQTVRMETMGGAVVAVGMFRELGPVITGLMLAGRVGSAMAAEIGTMKVTEQVDALNSMNVDPVDYLVKPRIQAMLISMPILMMEAVLVGIASAYIVSITSFNVDQAYWMHFMSKFVTMGDIIVALVKALVFGLIISTISCREGLSTTNGAVGVGKSTMQAMVYASVALLIANFILTMILNSIFPMGFMR from the coding sequence ATGCAATTCTATTTAGCCACCATGGTCGGCCGCGCCGCCCTAAGGCTGGTTGACCGCCTGGGGTCAATCGGATTGCTGCTTTACCAAGTAACGGCGTGCATGTGGTCCGGCAAATTCCGGATGCGCGTTCTTGTGGAGCAAATTGCAAAAATCGGGGTGCAGTCCCAGCCGGTGGTCATCATCACCGGAGCATTCACCGGAGCCGTGCTGGAAGCCCAGACGCTTTTCCAGCTCCAGACGGTGAGGATGGAAACCATGGGCGGGGCCGTCGTGGCCGTGGGCATGTTCCGGGAACTGGGACCCGTCATCACCGGGCTGATGCTCGCGGGCCGCGTAGGGTCCGCCATGGCGGCGGAAATCGGCACCATGAAAGTCACGGAACAGGTGGACGCGCTCAACTCCATGAACGTGGACCCGGTGGACTACCTGGTAAAACCGCGCATTCAGGCCATGCTCATTTCCATGCCCATCCTGATGATGGAGGCCGTACTGGTGGGCATCGCCTCCGCCTACATCGTCAGCATTACGTCCTTTAACGTGGACCAGGCCTACTGGATGCACTTCATGAGCAAATTCGTCACCATGGGAGACATCATCGTGGCCCTGGTCAAGGCCCTGGTCTTCGGCCTCATCATCTCCACCATTTCCTGCCGGGAGGGCCTGAGCACCACAAACGGTGCCGTGGGCGTGGGCAAATCCACCATGCAGGCCATGGTATACGCCTCCGTAGCCCTTCTCATTGCCAACTTCATTCTGACCATGATTCTCAACTCCATCTTCCCCATGGGATTCATGAGATAA